The proteins below are encoded in one region of Holophagaceae bacterium:
- a CDS encoding S9 family peptidase — protein sequence MKTLSLLQRSLCGGLLVALAATSFPVGAAAPKRYEIKDFFGNPDRTGYQLSPDGKTLSYMAPFERRRNLHIVALPADGSAPDFAKAKRLTSETARDIAGYFWKGNGHLLFAKDFGGDENFHVVSVDVKSGDIKDLTPIQKIQAAIIDDLRDDPEHILVQHNQRNAQIFDVYKINVKTGTATMAAQNPGNITGWVTDHKGAVRIATTTDGVNASVLYRPTEKDAFKTVVTTDFRTAVNPVLFTFDNKNVYALSNRGRDKTALVVLDPTNGQEAKPMFEHADVDLNGLDYSRKRKVLTTASFETWKTQRHYFDDATRATYGKLEKQLPGLDVVITSENLAEDTFIVATYSDRTPGTRYLYHAKADKLVKLGDQNPRINAADMATMKPVAYTSRDGLKINGYLTLPVGREAKNLPVIVNPHGGPWGRDSWGFNREIQFLANRGFAVFQMNFRGSTGYGRKFWEASFKQWGGTMQNDITDGVQWLVKEGIADPKRVGIYGGSYGGYATLAGVTFTPDLYAAAVDYVGVSNLFTFLKTIPPYWAPYLTMMHEMVGDPEKDKALLTAGSPAFHVDKIKTPLFVAQGANDPRVNKNESDQMVEGLKKRGITVEYMVKDNEGHGFHNEENRFEFYGAMESFFTKHLATK from the coding sequence ATGAAGACCCTCTCCCTGCTCCAACGCTCACTATGCGGCGGGCTGCTGGTCGCGCTGGCGGCGACATCCTTCCCTGTGGGGGCCGCCGCGCCCAAGCGCTACGAGATCAAGGATTTCTTCGGAAACCCTGATCGCACGGGCTACCAGCTCTCCCCGGACGGGAAGACGCTCAGCTACATGGCGCCTTTTGAGCGGCGGCGGAACCTGCACATCGTGGCCCTGCCCGCCGATGGCAGCGCGCCGGATTTCGCGAAAGCCAAGCGCCTGACCAGCGAAACCGCCCGCGACATCGCGGGTTATTTCTGGAAGGGCAACGGCCATCTCCTGTTCGCCAAAGATTTCGGCGGCGATGAGAACTTCCATGTGGTTTCCGTGGACGTGAAGAGCGGCGACATCAAGGACCTGACGCCCATCCAGAAGATCCAGGCCGCCATCATCGATGACCTGCGGGACGATCCCGAACACATCCTGGTGCAGCACAACCAGCGCAATGCGCAGATCTTCGACGTCTACAAGATCAACGTGAAGACCGGGACGGCCACGATGGCCGCGCAGAATCCCGGCAACATCACCGGCTGGGTCACGGACCACAAGGGCGCCGTGCGGATCGCCACCACCACGGATGGCGTCAATGCCAGCGTGTTGTACCGCCCCACCGAGAAGGATGCCTTCAAGACCGTGGTGACCACCGATTTCCGCACGGCGGTCAATCCGGTGCTCTTCACCTTCGACAACAAGAATGTGTACGCGCTGTCGAACCGCGGGCGCGACAAGACCGCCCTGGTCGTGCTGGATCCCACCAACGGCCAGGAAGCCAAACCGATGTTCGAGCATGCGGACGTGGACCTGAACGGCCTGGACTATTCCCGCAAGCGGAAGGTGCTCACCACCGCGAGCTTCGAGACCTGGAAGACCCAGCGCCACTACTTCGACGACGCCACCCGCGCCACCTACGGGAAGCTCGAAAAGCAGCTGCCCGGGCTTGATGTCGTCATCACCAGCGAGAACCTGGCCGAGGACACCTTCATTGTCGCGACCTACAGCGACCGCACGCCCGGCACCCGCTACCTCTACCACGCCAAGGCCGACAAGCTGGTGAAGCTCGGCGACCAGAACCCTCGCATCAACGCCGCCGACATGGCCACCATGAAGCCCGTCGCCTACACCAGCCGCGATGGCCTGAAGATCAACGGCTACCTGACGCTGCCCGTGGGCCGGGAAGCCAAGAACCTGCCCGTCATCGTCAATCCCCACGGCGGCCCCTGGGGACGGGACTCCTGGGGCTTCAACCGCGAGATCCAGTTCCTGGCCAACCGCGGCTTCGCCGTGTTCCAGATGAACTTCCGCGGCTCCACGGGCTACGGCCGCAAATTCTGGGAAGCCAGCTTCAAGCAGTGGGGCGGCACCATGCAGAACGACATCACCGACGGCGTGCAGTGGCTCGTCAAGGAAGGCATCGCCGATCCCAAGCGCGTGGGCATCTACGGCGGCAGCTACGGCGGCTATGCGACGCTCGCCGGCGTCACCTTCACGCCGGACCTCTACGCCGCCGCGGTGGATTACGTGGGCGTGTCGAACCTCTTCACGTTCCTGAAGACCATCCCGCCCTACTGGGCGCCCTACCTGACGATGATGCACGAGATGGTGGGCGATCCCGAGAAGGACAAGGCGCTGCTGACGGCCGGTTCGCCCGCCTTCCACGTGGACAAGATCAAGACGCCGCTCTTTGTGGCCCAGGGCGCCAACGATCCCCGCGTGAACAAGAACGAGTCCGACCAGATGGTCGAAGGCTTGAAGAAGCGCGGGATCACGGTGGAGTACATGGTCAAGGACAACGAAGGCCACGGTTTCCACAACGAAGAAAACCGCTTTGAGTTCTACGGCGCCATGGAAAGCTTCTTCACGAAGCACCTGGCGACGAAATAG
- a CDS encoding DUF1857 family protein: MPRCNHSLTVRAPLETVWALLLDKIEHPQRYIESVMDYSILERGDGWVLREMELPGEFRLRERILVDEAARSLTFTLVEHPSFEGSVRNHVRALPGREDAVELEFEMDWRERPGAPSPAEDPCGMVQSAVAHMRDIAEELCRAAEGQGR, encoded by the coding sequence ATGCCGCGCTGCAACCACAGCCTCACCGTGAGAGCCCCCCTGGAGACCGTCTGGGCGCTGCTGCTCGACAAGATCGAGCATCCCCAGCGCTATATCGAATCCGTCATGGACTATTCGATCCTTGAGCGCGGGGATGGATGGGTGCTCCGGGAAATGGAACTCCCCGGGGAATTCCGGCTCCGGGAACGCATCCTCGTGGACGAGGCCGCCCGCTCCCTGACCTTCACGTTGGTGGAGCATCCCAGTTTCGAGGGCAGCGTCCGCAACCATGTGCGGGCCCTGCCGGGCCGCGAGGACGCCGTGGAGCTGGAGTTCGAGATGGATTGGCGGGAAAGGCCCGGGGCCCCATCCCCCGCCGAGGATCCCTGCGGGATGGTCCAGAGCGCCGTGGCGCACATGCGCGACATCGCCGAGGAGCTCTGCCGGGCCGCCGAGGGCCAGGGCCGCTGA
- a CDS encoding prohibitin family protein gives MVIPALLLILAGIAAWRLKTKVEFPLSKRLAQMQWVAVGLGVLLFIGSMAVVIPPGQAGIIVLFGKVNLEPLPSGLHFINPFATVAEMEVRTRNYTMTSSPDEGQKRGDDSIAVITSDGLTVKLDATIFYSLQPAKVALIYKDIGPDVEDKILRSEIRASLRDAAASLQATELYTSKRQSFVDQVTKTLKASFEARGINMEQMLLRNVLLPDQITKAINDKIAADQDAQKMAFVLQKEKQEAERKRIEAEGQAKAQQIVSQSLTPQIIEYQRIQALREIGAKGNMIITPMGGATPLIQIPAKK, from the coding sequence ATGGTCATCCCAGCACTTCTCCTCATCCTGGCGGGAATCGCCGCCTGGCGCCTCAAGACCAAGGTCGAATTTCCGCTCTCGAAACGCCTGGCCCAGATGCAATGGGTCGCGGTGGGCCTCGGGGTCCTGCTCTTCATCGGCTCCATGGCCGTCGTCATCCCGCCCGGGCAAGCGGGCATCATCGTCCTCTTCGGCAAGGTGAACCTGGAGCCCCTGCCTTCGGGCCTGCACTTCATCAACCCCTTCGCCACCGTGGCCGAGATGGAAGTACGCACCCGGAACTACACCATGACCAGTTCCCCCGACGAGGGCCAGAAGCGGGGCGACGACTCCATCGCCGTCATCACCAGCGACGGCTTGACGGTCAAGCTGGACGCCACGATCTTCTACTCCCTGCAGCCGGCCAAAGTGGCGCTGATCTACAAAGACATCGGCCCGGACGTGGAAGACAAGATCCTGCGCAGCGAGATCCGCGCCAGCCTGCGCGATGCGGCGGCGAGCCTGCAGGCCACGGAGCTTTACACCTCCAAGCGCCAGTCCTTCGTGGACCAGGTGACGAAGACGCTCAAGGCCTCCTTCGAGGCCCGGGGCATCAACATGGAGCAGATGCTCCTGCGCAACGTGCTGCTCCCCGACCAGATCACCAAGGCCATCAATGACAAGATCGCCGCTGACCAGGACGCGCAGAAGATGGCCTTCGTGCTCCAGAAGGAGAAGCAGGAGGCCGAGCGCAAGCGCATCGAGGCCGAAGGCCAGGCCAAGGCCCAGCAGATCGTGAGCCAGAGCCTCACCCCGCAGATCATCGAGTACCAGCGCATCCAGGCCCTGCGGGAGATCGGCGCCAAGGGCAACATGATCATCACGCCCATGGGCGGCGCCACACCGCTGATCCAGATTCCCGCGAAGAAATAG
- the pheA gene encoding prephenate dehydratase has translation MDLSDLRTQINSVDDELLRLLNERARLVSQVGEVKAKQASAFYVPSREQAVLERLLASNPGPFPNESIRPVFKEVMSACRSLEQGLRIAFLGPEGTFTHMAMKYQFGLSAWGLPVGSIAAVFAEVQKGAADFGVVPIENSTDGAVTHTLDTFLDSELKISAEIILEVAQCLLVRQGLDLPGIERVYSHPQGLGQCRKWMEANLPRATQVEASSTAEAARLAKEDPGGAAVASEMAADLFDLTILRQRIQDLAENATRFLVLGKVQADPTGRDKMSLLLTAKDGPGILLRILQPFSDAGLNLTKIESRPGRRKAWQNVFFMDVEGHQQDKAIGEALDALRPLCEAVKVLGSYPRADRS, from the coding sequence ATGGACCTCTCGGATCTGCGCACCCAGATCAACTCGGTGGATGACGAGCTGCTGCGGCTGCTGAACGAGCGCGCGCGATTGGTGTCGCAGGTGGGGGAAGTGAAGGCGAAACAGGCTTCGGCGTTCTACGTGCCGAGCCGCGAACAGGCGGTACTGGAGCGGCTGCTGGCTAGCAATCCGGGGCCCTTCCCCAACGAATCCATCCGGCCCGTGTTCAAGGAAGTCATGTCCGCCTGCCGGTCCCTGGAGCAGGGCCTGCGCATCGCGTTTCTGGGGCCTGAAGGCACCTTCACCCACATGGCGATGAAGTACCAGTTCGGCCTCAGCGCCTGGGGTCTGCCGGTGGGCAGCATCGCGGCGGTCTTCGCCGAGGTGCAGAAAGGCGCGGCGGATTTCGGCGTGGTGCCCATCGAGAACAGCACCGATGGCGCGGTCACCCACACCCTCGATACGTTCCTTGATAGCGAGTTGAAGATCAGCGCCGAAATCATCCTCGAGGTGGCCCAATGCCTGCTGGTGCGCCAAGGTCTGGATCTTCCCGGCATCGAGCGCGTGTACAGCCATCCCCAAGGTCTCGGCCAGTGCCGCAAATGGATGGAAGCCAACCTGCCCCGGGCGACCCAGGTCGAAGCCTCCAGTACCGCCGAGGCGGCCCGTCTTGCCAAGGAGGATCCCGGTGGCGCGGCCGTGGCATCCGAAATGGCGGCGGATCTGTTCGATCTCACGATCCTTCGCCAGCGCATCCAGGATCTCGCGGAAAATGCCACCCGCTTCCTGGTGCTCGGGAAGGTACAGGCGGATCCCACTGGGCGCGACAAGATGAGCCTGCTGCTCACGGCGAAGGATGGCCCCGGCATCCTGCTGCGCATCCTGCAACCCTTCTCGGATGCAGGCCTGAACCTCACCAAGATCGAAAGCCGGCCGGGCCGCCGGAAGGCCTGGCAGAACGTCTTCTTCATGGACGTGGAAGGCCACCAGCAGGACAAGGCCATCGGCGAGGCCCTCGACGCCCTGCGCCCCTTGTGCGAAGCGGTGAAGGTGCTCGGCAGCTATCCCCGCGCAGACCGTTCCTGA
- a CDS encoding protein kinase has translation MADLRLGHFRILEKLGAGGMGVVFRGHDEDLGRDVAIKVLNADNLQDSAARARLLREARTASKLNHPNICTIHEVGESEGQAYIAMELVEGQTLSARLESGALPVEEVLRYGAQLAEALTHAHERGVIHRDLKSANIILTGDQRAKVLDFGLAKHLAGSGTADTPTVTLDTLTLPGMITGTLAYMSPEQLRGELADARSDIWALGVVLYEMVADQRPFQGHTGFELSSAILGKAPESLPGGVPEGLRAVIGRCLEKDPGQRFQHSQEVLCALESLKSGVALPEAAHPPRALPRWPWKVWPSLAVGSVLLLAVLAVGWALGFPKWGLGTPLRSLAVLPVANLSGNPEQEYFTDGMTDALITDLSKIGALKVISLTSVMRYKGTKKALSEIARELNVDTVLEASVVREADRVRVSVNLIDARADRSLWAESYQHELSSILALQGEVARAVARAVNVKLRPEEASRLSSARKVNPATYEAYLRGMHFIRKGTPEDLRKGTAFLQGAVEKDPADPLAYAGLALGYITIAHSADPMGDAMQRAKAAADKALRLDDTMAETLAASAFAEGYYGWNWSEADQKIQRALDINPSLAMAHFHKSWFDALFGRMPEAIAAHQRAQAYDPFDPSNTAWLGELYRWEGRLDEAEAEARKAIAMSPEYSVGYFVLSLVHLDRGQREQAINAMQQAAKVDPDYRWPLGMVYAATGREAEARKVLEVMKAQKVIPWVVCWRVILHASLGEVDEAFQWIDHPMPFAWRPWFRVLPYPGCEALRKDPRMAQHLRRMNLPPVTPRRD, from the coding sequence ATGGCTGACCTACGGTTGGGGCACTTCCGGATCCTCGAGAAGCTGGGGGCCGGCGGCATGGGGGTCGTCTTCCGGGGACATGACGAGGACCTCGGCAGGGATGTCGCCATCAAGGTCCTGAATGCGGACAACCTCCAGGATTCCGCCGCCCGCGCACGCCTGCTGCGCGAGGCGCGCACCGCCTCGAAGCTGAACCATCCAAACATCTGCACCATCCATGAGGTGGGCGAAAGCGAGGGCCAAGCCTACATCGCCATGGAGTTGGTGGAGGGCCAGACCCTGAGCGCGCGCCTCGAGTCCGGGGCCCTCCCGGTGGAGGAGGTGTTGCGGTACGGGGCGCAGCTCGCGGAGGCCCTGACGCATGCGCACGAGCGCGGTGTGATCCACCGCGACCTCAAGAGCGCGAATATCATCCTCACCGGCGACCAGCGGGCGAAAGTCCTGGACTTCGGGCTGGCGAAACACCTGGCGGGAAGCGGCACCGCCGATACTCCGACCGTGACCCTGGACACCCTGACCTTGCCGGGCATGATCACGGGCACCCTGGCCTACATGTCGCCGGAGCAACTGCGGGGTGAGTTGGCCGATGCGCGTAGCGATATCTGGGCCCTCGGGGTGGTGCTCTACGAGATGGTCGCGGACCAGCGCCCCTTCCAGGGCCACACGGGCTTCGAACTGAGCTCGGCGATCCTGGGCAAGGCGCCAGAGTCGCTTCCCGGGGGCGTGCCCGAGGGGCTCCGCGCGGTCATTGGCCGCTGCCTGGAGAAGGATCCGGGCCAGCGGTTCCAGCACAGCCAGGAGGTGCTGTGTGCCCTGGAATCCCTGAAGTCCGGGGTGGCGTTGCCGGAAGCGGCCCACCCCCCACGCGCCCTGCCGCGCTGGCCGTGGAAGGTCTGGCCATCCCTGGCCGTGGGTTCGGTGCTCCTGCTGGCGGTCCTGGCGGTCGGCTGGGCCTTGGGCTTCCCGAAGTGGGGGTTGGGCACCCCGCTTCGTTCCCTCGCGGTCCTGCCGGTGGCTAACCTGTCGGGAAACCCGGAGCAGGAATACTTCACCGACGGCATGACCGATGCCCTGATTACGGATCTGTCGAAGATCGGCGCCCTGAAGGTCATCTCCCTCACCTCCGTGATGCGCTACAAAGGGACCAAGAAGGCCTTGTCCGAGATCGCCCGCGAACTGAACGTCGACACCGTGCTCGAGGCCTCCGTGGTCCGCGAGGCGGACCGGGTCCGCGTGTCGGTGAACCTGATTGATGCGAGGGCCGACCGGAGTCTCTGGGCCGAGAGCTACCAGCACGAGCTGTCCAGCATCCTGGCCCTCCAAGGTGAGGTGGCGCGCGCCGTCGCGCGGGCCGTCAACGTGAAGCTGAGGCCCGAGGAGGCCTCGCGCCTGTCCAGCGCGCGCAAGGTCAATCCAGCGACCTATGAGGCCTACTTGAGGGGAATGCACTTCATCCGCAAGGGGACGCCGGAGGACCTCCGGAAGGGCACGGCATTCCTCCAGGGGGCGGTGGAGAAGGACCCGGCCGATCCGCTGGCCTACGCCGGGCTGGCGCTGGGCTACATTACGATCGCCCATAGCGCGGATCCCATGGGTGACGCCATGCAGCGGGCGAAGGCCGCCGCCGACAAGGCCCTGAGGCTGGATGACACGATGGCTGAGACCCTTGCCGCATCGGCGTTCGCCGAGGGCTACTACGGCTGGAACTGGAGCGAAGCTGACCAGAAGATCCAGCGTGCCTTGGATATCAACCCGAGCCTGGCCATGGCGCACTTCCACAAGTCTTGGTTCGATGCATTGTTCGGCCGCATGCCGGAGGCCATCGCCGCCCATCAGCGGGCCCAGGCCTACGATCCCTTCGACCCCAGCAATACGGCCTGGCTAGGGGAACTCTATCGATGGGAGGGGCGCCTGGACGAGGCGGAGGCGGAGGCCCGCAAGGCCATCGCCATGTCCCCCGAATACTCGGTCGGCTACTTCGTCCTGTCCCTGGTCCACCTGGACCGTGGGCAGCGGGAGCAGGCCATCAATGCCATGCAGCAGGCCGCGAAGGTCGACCCCGACTACAGGTGGCCGCTGGGCATGGTCTACGCCGCGACCGGCCGGGAGGCGGAGGCTCGGAAGGTACTCGAGGTGATGAAGGCGCAGAAGGTCATCCCCTGGGTCGTCTGCTGGCGCGTCATCCTCCACGCCTCGCTGGGCGAGGTGGATGAGGCCTTCCAGTGGATCGACCATCCCATGCCGTTCGCTTGGCGTCCCTGGTTCCGTGTGTTGCCCTACCCCGGCTGTGAGGCGCTGCGGAAGGACCCGCGCATGGCGCAGCATCTCAGGCGCATGAACCTACCGCCAGTGACGCCCCGGCGGGACTGA
- a CDS encoding SPFH domain-containing protein — translation MALMDNFKDWGKAQFLDVVQWMDPSQDMMAWRFDFRGQEIQNGGKLIVRESQAAAFLNEGKFADIFENPDTYTLNTQNLPILATLKGWKFGFESPFKSDIVFVNLKLFNDLGWGTPNPIIMRDPDFGMVRVRAHGIYSIQVPKDKEAIATFIRQLVGTNGTFSVDQCQEQLRKTISSKLADTLAEMKIGVLDVNAQIDEVADAVKQKLTAEFLTYGVSLAKLVVEPFTLPEEVEAMMDKRTSVGMMAPVMGAYTQMQVADSISIAAANEGGVAGLGMGAGLGFGMGGMMAGQMAQASMGMGQQPMQQMPMGGTAAAPAAPAKSLKEELTELKDLFDSQLLSQAEFDAQRANIMKKHGMG, via the coding sequence ATGGCTCTGATGGACAACTTCAAGGATTGGGGCAAAGCCCAATTTTTAGACGTCGTGCAGTGGATGGACCCGTCCCAGGACATGATGGCGTGGCGCTTTGATTTCCGCGGGCAGGAAATCCAGAACGGCGGCAAGCTGATCGTGCGCGAAAGCCAGGCCGCGGCTTTCCTGAACGAAGGCAAGTTCGCCGACATCTTCGAAAATCCCGATACCTACACGCTGAACACCCAGAACCTGCCGATCCTGGCCACGCTGAAGGGCTGGAAGTTTGGCTTCGAAAGCCCCTTCAAGTCCGACATCGTGTTCGTGAACCTGAAACTGTTCAACGATCTGGGCTGGGGCACGCCGAATCCCATCATCATGCGGGACCCGGACTTCGGCATGGTGCGCGTGCGCGCCCACGGCATCTACTCCATCCAGGTGCCCAAGGACAAGGAGGCCATCGCCACCTTCATCCGCCAGCTGGTGGGGACCAACGGCACCTTCAGCGTGGACCAGTGCCAGGAGCAGCTGCGCAAGACCATCAGCAGCAAGCTGGCCGACACCCTGGCCGAGATGAAGATCGGCGTCCTTGACGTCAACGCCCAGATCGACGAAGTCGCCGATGCGGTGAAACAGAAACTCACCGCCGAATTCCTGACCTATGGCGTGTCCCTCGCCAAGCTGGTGGTCGAACCCTTCACGCTGCCCGAAGAAGTCGAAGCGATGATGGACAAGCGCACTTCGGTGGGCATGATGGCGCCGGTGATGGGCGCCTACACCCAGATGCAGGTGGCCGACAGCATCTCCATCGCCGCGGCCAACGAGGGCGGCGTCGCGGGCCTCGGCATGGGCGCCGGCCTCGGCTTCGGCATGGGCGGCATGATGGCCGGCCAGATGGCCCAGGCGAGCATGGGCATGGGCCAGCAGCCGATGCAGCAGATGCCGATGGGCGGCACCGCCGCGGCTCCGGCCGCTCCGGCCAAATCGCTCAAGGAAGAATTAACCGAGCTGAAAGATCTCTTCGACAGCCAGCTCCTGAGCCAGGCCGAGTTCGACGCCCAGCGCGCCAACATCATGAAGAAGCACGGCATGGGGTGA
- a CDS encoding M20/M25/M40 family metallo-hydrolase has translation MPNRLRIAAALSLAFALSAQDPDPARIRKDVYALADPSMEGRATGTEGHRKALKYLSQQFREAGLSPLPRPKSPGGADPYLLPYDLVRTRVDPAQSTVQIGKTSLKLGEDILTTRIHAASGELFFIGYGIHAPELQWDDYAGLDLKGRWVAMWEGRPGSGEGANEAGWARAGQTETKLDWARKAGAAGCLFIQTRPDKEAGFGNMRLFLSRFVKRGQISIKGAAVRESQIIWMSAEAAKALQLGLRPLARPEPPRSLGAFTYVPKTDTEEIPAGNLVAVIPGVAPDLKDDFIVVSAHHDHLGREGGKLRPGADDNASGTAAILEIARLLKDSKPKRSILVLSVSGEEIGLWGSQAFVEAPPVPLSRIKADINVDMVGRNTADEFSVTPARIEGAVGTLTRDARALASQQGIKLNLEADKYWTRSDHFTFAKRGIPSIFFFGGMHGDYHESTDTPDKIDFEKVARVVRLARDLALQAANAAEQPKLLPKEVWTSWTWPLPLLPPVQTAH, from the coding sequence ATGCCGAACCGCCTCCGGATCGCCGCGGCCCTGAGCCTCGCCTTCGCCCTGTCCGCCCAGGATCCTGATCCTGCCCGGATCCGCAAGGATGTCTATGCCCTGGCGGATCCTTCCATGGAGGGCCGGGCCACCGGAACCGAAGGCCATCGGAAGGCGCTGAAATACCTGTCCCAGCAATTCCGCGAGGCCGGCCTGTCCCCCCTGCCCCGGCCCAAGAGCCCTGGCGGCGCGGATCCCTACCTCCTTCCCTATGATCTGGTGCGCACCCGGGTGGACCCCGCCCAGTCTACGGTCCAGATCGGCAAGACCTCCTTGAAACTGGGCGAGGACATCCTCACCACCCGGATCCATGCGGCCTCCGGCGAATTGTTCTTCATCGGGTACGGAATCCATGCCCCGGAACTGCAGTGGGACGACTACGCGGGCCTCGATCTGAAGGGCCGGTGGGTGGCCATGTGGGAAGGCAGGCCCGGGTCCGGCGAAGGCGCCAACGAAGCCGGCTGGGCCCGCGCAGGCCAGACCGAGACCAAACTGGACTGGGCCAGGAAGGCCGGCGCGGCGGGTTGCCTGTTCATCCAGACCCGCCCAGACAAGGAGGCCGGTTTCGGCAACATGCGGTTGTTCCTGAGCCGCTTCGTCAAGCGTGGCCAGATCTCGATCAAGGGCGCCGCCGTTCGGGAATCCCAGATCATCTGGATGAGCGCTGAAGCGGCCAAGGCGCTGCAGCTCGGGTTGAGGCCCCTGGCCAGGCCCGAGCCGCCGCGGTCCCTGGGCGCCTTCACCTATGTCCCCAAAACCGACACGGAAGAAATCCCGGCGGGAAACCTCGTCGCGGTCATTCCTGGGGTCGCCCCGGATCTCAAGGATGATTTCATCGTCGTGTCGGCCCACCACGACCATCTCGGGCGGGAGGGCGGCAAGCTGCGCCCGGGCGCGGATGACAACGCCTCGGGCACCGCGGCGATCCTGGAAATCGCGCGGCTGCTGAAGGATTCGAAACCCAAACGGAGCATCCTGGTGCTCTCCGTCAGCGGCGAAGAGATCGGCCTCTGGGGCTCCCAGGCCTTTGTGGAGGCGCCGCCGGTGCCGCTGTCCAGGATCAAGGCCGACATCAACGTGGACATGGTGGGCCGCAATACCGCGGACGAGTTTTCCGTCACCCCCGCGCGGATCGAAGGCGCCGTGGGCACGTTGACCCGCGACGCCAGGGCCCTCGCGTCCCAGCAAGGCATCAAGCTCAATCTGGAAGCCGACAAGTACTGGACCCGGTCGGACCACTTCACCTTCGCCAAGCGCGGCATCCCCAGCATCTTCTTCTTCGGCGGCATGCACGGCGACTACCACGAATCCACCGACACCCCGGACAAGATCGATTTCGAGAAAGTGGCCCGGGTGGTGCGGCTGGCCCGGGATCTGGCCTTGCAGGCGGCCAATGCCGCCGAGCAGCCCAAACTGCTGCCGAAGGAGGTTTGGACCTCCTGGACCTGGCCCCTTCCCCTCCTTCCGCCGGTTCAAACAGCCCATTGA
- a CDS encoding formyltransferase, with protein sequence MGPTAVVCAYSPVGREALAGLLDAGVEILALYTYPQGDSDGWFEPPARLAGTLGIPVRMEKSFNEDTVFEAIRSLKPDLLFSFYFREMIQARFLELPRLGAYNLHGSLLPKYRGRAPINWVLVKGEPETGITLHAMTPKPDDGDIVGQAVLPIDWDDTALSLTLKSADAGRHLVRETVPKLLDGTASRINQKNLGPSTYFGGRKPEDGRLDFSMSATEAFNLIRAVADPWPNAFLGADGGTLHIPWALPTSLPCAPGSFRLTSEGALLGFRDGALLLHAVRKGELRSERPTEQAVLLRAIGIPEISP encoded by the coding sequence ATGGGACCGACAGCCGTCGTATGCGCATATTCACCGGTGGGGCGCGAAGCCTTGGCGGGTCTGCTGGATGCCGGCGTTGAAATCCTGGCGCTCTATACCTACCCCCAGGGCGATTCCGACGGCTGGTTCGAACCGCCCGCGCGGCTGGCCGGGACCCTGGGCATACCCGTGCGCATGGAAAAATCCTTCAATGAAGACACCGTTTTCGAGGCCATCCGCTCGTTAAAACCCGATCTCCTGTTCAGCTTCTATTTCCGCGAAATGATCCAGGCCCGATTCCTGGAACTGCCGCGCCTGGGCGCCTACAACCTGCATGGATCGCTGCTGCCGAAGTACCGGGGGCGGGCTCCGATCAACTGGGTGTTGGTGAAAGGCGAACCGGAAACCGGCATCACCCTGCATGCGATGACGCCCAAGCCCGACGACGGCGACATTGTCGGACAGGCCGTGCTCCCCATCGATTGGGACGACACCGCCCTGAGCCTGACGCTCAAGAGCGCCGACGCCGGCCGCCATCTGGTGCGGGAGACGGTCCCGAAGCTGCTTGATGGAACCGCTTCCCGGATCAATCAGAAAAACCTTGGCCCCTCGACCTATTTCGGAGGGCGCAAACCCGAGGACGGGCGGCTCGACTTTTCGATGTCCGCCACGGAAGCCTTCAACCTGATCCGTGCCGTGGCGGATCCGTGGCCCAATGCCTTCCTCGGCGCCGACGGTGGCACCCTGCATATTCCATGGGCGCTGCCCACCTCCCTGCCCTGCGCTCCGGGCAGTTTCAGGCTCACATCCGAAGGCGCCTTGCTGGGATTCAGGGATGGCGCATTGCTGCTCCACGCGGTGCGGAAGGGGGAGCTCCGCAGCGAGCGTCCGACGGAACAGGCGGTTCTGCTCCGGGCCATAGGAATTCCGGAAATCTCACCTTAG